In Papaver somniferum cultivar HN1 unplaced genomic scaffold, ASM357369v1 unplaced-scaffold_114, whole genome shotgun sequence, a genomic segment contains:
- the LOC113328945 gene encoding cleavage and polyadenylation specificity factor subunit 2-like isoform X1, with the protein MGILVTPLSGAYNEDPLSYLVSIDGFNILIDCGCNDVFDTSLLKPLSSVASKIDAVLLSHPDIPHLGAFPYAKHHLGLTAQVYSTEPVRRLGLLTMYDHYYSQKQVSGFDLFSLDDIDCAFRSIETLKYSENHHLTGKGEGIVIAPHVVGYLLGSTVWKITKDGEDIIYAVDFNHPKHLNGTVLESFVRPAVLITDAYNALNNQPPHIQQTDERFIEKILKTLRGDGNVLLPVDTAGRGLELLSILEQHWSQTHQTYPIYFLTHVSPDRIEYAKNFHEWMSDSIAKSFEDAHGNAFLLKHVTLMINKSELEKVPEGPKIVLASMASLEVGSSHDIFTEWTTDANTLILFTEREQFATLARALQAVPPPTAVKVTTRNRVPLVIEELTAFEQEQHRINNEEALKTCVSNAEDAKASNGSDVKEGDPLFIDASNAHASAEVAIPNGAAHQDIFIDEFVFSDKIGCCGDCLIKVEKVGGDLDGKLDEVAANPVLDSRPSKIVSNESTVQVNCSVVNMDFERRSDGMSIKSFLDRVAPQKLVLVHGSTEATQHLKQHCLKNVCPHVYAPQVGETIDVTTYLCAYKGYTRGTLLVGVNIDNNTVVLGCESRSNRQIADNELGLNIETEGYGEDRVEITRIKYAIEPHYAITCAGPIEALEGLYSDMRKTSSFLEDTLEVPVNICQVAETLRSSLVRKESQIVDVEDYKFLMVGTQHDRVDNPGRGLFSVDPGLRLLSVDRHSGVREIPPRSFASRGMGTALADSLLGDLNYDETPEAVAGKVYDVIYRVSEAEPYVGGDVTVIIYRLGLPPQIQRYPQREFTLKYWEKKRVQELLGKEIFEVAREALLQVQPVQGH; encoded by the exons ATGGGAATTCTAGTAACACCACTCAGTGGTGCTTACAACGAAGACCCTCTTTCTTACCTGGTTTCAATAGATGGTTTCAACATATTGATCGATTGTGGTTGTAATGATGTCTTCGATACCTCTCTACTAAAACCTCTTTCTAG TGTAGCTTCCAAAATAGATGCAGTTCTGTTATCGCATCCAGATATACCGCATCTTGGGGCTTTTCCATATGCCAAGCATCATCTTGGACTCACTGCTCAAGTTTATTCTACTGAACCTGTTCGGAGACTAGGCCTGTTGACCATGTACGATCACTATTATTCACAAAAG CAAGTTTCAGGTTTTGACCTGTTTTCTCTGGATGACATTGATTGTGCGTTTCGAAGTATTGAGACACTGAAATATTCTGAGAATCATCACCTGACTG GTAAAGGAGAAGGAATTGTTATTGCTCCTCATGTAGTGGGGTATCTATTGGGCAGTACAGTCTGGAAAATAACAAAAGACGGGGAGGATATAATATATGCTGTAGACTTTAATCATCCAAA ACACTTGAATGGAACTGTCTTAGAGTCATTTGTGCGGCCAGCCGTTCTGATAACTGATGCATACAATGCTTTAAACAATCAGCCTCCTCATATACAGCAAACTGACGAAAGGTTCATAG AAAAAATTTTAAAGACCCTTAGAGGGGATGGAAATGTACTGCTTCCTGTTGATACAGCAGGGCGGGGTTTGGAACTTCTTTCGATCTTAGAACAG CATTGGTCACAGACTCATCAGACGTACCCGATTTATTTTCTTACACATGTCTCTCCGGATAGGATTGAGTATGCAAAGAACTTCCATGAGTGGATGAGTGACTCAATTGCAAAATCTTTTGAAGACGCACACGGAAATGCTTTTCTTTTGAA GCATGTTACACTCATGATTAACAAGAGTGAGCTGGAGAAAGTACCTGAAGGCCCAAAA ATTGTTTTAGCTTCAATGGCTAGCTTGGAAGTGGGATCTTCTCATGATATATTTACTGAATGGACAACTGATGCTAACACTCTTATTCTTTTCACTGAGAGAGAGCAG TTCGCAACGTTAGCTCGAGCGCTTCAGGCTGTTCCACCTCCTACAGCTGTTAAGGTTACTACGCGCAATAGGGTTCCACTGGTAATAGAAGAGTTAACAGCTTTTGAACAAGAGCAGCACCGAATAAATAATGAAGAAGCACTTAAAACTTGTGTAAGCAACGCTGAAGATGCAAAAGCATCTAATGGATCCGATGTTAAAGAAGGTGATCCCCTGTTCATTGATGCATCTAACGCCCATGCTTCAGCTGAGG TGGCTATACCAAATGGTGCTGCTCATCAAGACatctttattgatgaatttgtTTTTTCTGACAAAATTGGTTGCTGCGGCGATTGTCTTATCAAGGTAGAGAAG GTTGGGGGAGATTTAGATGGCAAACTTGATGAAGTAGCAGCAAACCCAGTACTTGATTCAAGACCTTCAAAAATTGTTTCCAATGAATCGACG GTGCAGGTGAATTGTTCAGTGGTTAACATGGACTTCGAGCGTCGTTCAGATGGCATGTCCATTAAATCATTCCTAGATCGTGTCGCTCCTCAAAAACTT gTCTTGGTGCATGGATCAACAGAGGCTACTCAGCACTTAAAGCAGCACTGCTTGAAGAATGTGTGTCCCCACGTCTATGCTCCCCAGGTTGGAGAAACAATTGACGTCACCACATATTTATGTGCTTACAAG GGTTATACTCGCGGCACGTTACTCGTTGGTGTCAACATAGACAATAACACAGTTGTATTAGGCTGTGAAAGCAGGTCAAATAGGCAAATTGCTGATAACGAACTAGGTCTGAACATTGAGACAGAAGGTTATGGTGAAGATAGAG TTGAGATCACGAGGATTAAGTATGCCATTGAACCTCATTATGCCATTACTTGCGCTGGACCTATTGAGGCGTTGGAAGGCCTGTACAGTGATATGAGGAAGACATCATCGTTCCTTGAAGATACACTTGAGGTCCCAGTGAACATATGCCAAGTAGCTGAGACTCTTCGTTCTTCTTTGGTAAGGAAAGAGAGTCAGATTGTTGATGTCGAAGATTACAAGTTTCTTATGGTGGGTACTCAGCATGATAGGGTTGACAACCCTGGCCGAGGATTGTTTAGCGTAGACCCTGGTCTACGTTTACTCAGCGTAGATCGTCATAGTGGAGTACGTGAAATACCTCCACGGTCATTTGCATCAAGAGGTATGGGAACTGCACTGGCAGATAGTCTTTTAGGAGACCTCAATTATGACGAAACTCCCGAGGCAGTGGCAGGTAAAGTTTATGATGTTATATATAGAGTTAGTGAGGCAGAGCCGTACGTTGGTGGAGATGTAACAG TAATTATCTATCGATTGGGTTTACCACCTCAGATACAGAGATATCCTCAGAGAGAGTTCACG CTCAAATATTGGGAGAAGAAAAGGGTGCAGGAGCTCTTAGGTAAAGAAATATTTGAAGTCGCACGCGAG GCATTACTGCAAGTGCAACCGGTGCAGGGACATTAG
- the LOC113328945 gene encoding cleavage and polyadenylation specificity factor subunit 2-like isoform X2, with translation MGILVTPLSGAYNEDPLSYLVSIDGFNILIDCGCNDVFDTSLLKPLSSVASKIDAVLLSHPDIPHLGAFPYAKHHLGLTAQVYSTEPVRRLGLLTMYDHYYSQKQVSGFDLFSLDDIDCAFRSIETLKYSENHHLTGKGEGIVIAPHVVGYLLGSTVWKITKDGEDIIYAVDFNHPKHLNGTVLESFVRPAVLITDAYNALNNQPPHIQQTDERFIEKILKTLRGDGNVLLPVDTAGRGLELLSILEQHWSQTHQTYPIYFLTHVSPDRIEYAKNFHEWMSDSIAKSFEDAHGNAFLLKHVTLMINKSELEKVPEGPKIVLASMASLEVGSSHDIFTEWTTDANTLILFTEREQFATLARALQAVPPPTAVKVTTRNRVPLVIEELTAFEQEQHRINNEEALKTCVSNAEDAKASNGSDVKEGDPLFIDASNAHASAEVAIPNGAAHQDIFIDEFVFSDKIGCCGDCLIKVGGDLDGKLDEVAANPVLDSRPSKIVSNESTVQVNCSVVNMDFERRSDGMSIKSFLDRVAPQKLVLVHGSTEATQHLKQHCLKNVCPHVYAPQVGETIDVTTYLCAYKGYTRGTLLVGVNIDNNTVVLGCESRSNRQIADNELGLNIETEGYGEDRVEITRIKYAIEPHYAITCAGPIEALEGLYSDMRKTSSFLEDTLEVPVNICQVAETLRSSLVRKESQIVDVEDYKFLMVGTQHDRVDNPGRGLFSVDPGLRLLSVDRHSGVREIPPRSFASRGMGTALADSLLGDLNYDETPEAVAGKVYDVIYRVSEAEPYVGGDVTVIIYRLGLPPQIQRYPQREFTLKYWEKKRVQELLGKEIFEVAREALLQVQPVQGH, from the exons ATGGGAATTCTAGTAACACCACTCAGTGGTGCTTACAACGAAGACCCTCTTTCTTACCTGGTTTCAATAGATGGTTTCAACATATTGATCGATTGTGGTTGTAATGATGTCTTCGATACCTCTCTACTAAAACCTCTTTCTAG TGTAGCTTCCAAAATAGATGCAGTTCTGTTATCGCATCCAGATATACCGCATCTTGGGGCTTTTCCATATGCCAAGCATCATCTTGGACTCACTGCTCAAGTTTATTCTACTGAACCTGTTCGGAGACTAGGCCTGTTGACCATGTACGATCACTATTATTCACAAAAG CAAGTTTCAGGTTTTGACCTGTTTTCTCTGGATGACATTGATTGTGCGTTTCGAAGTATTGAGACACTGAAATATTCTGAGAATCATCACCTGACTG GTAAAGGAGAAGGAATTGTTATTGCTCCTCATGTAGTGGGGTATCTATTGGGCAGTACAGTCTGGAAAATAACAAAAGACGGGGAGGATATAATATATGCTGTAGACTTTAATCATCCAAA ACACTTGAATGGAACTGTCTTAGAGTCATTTGTGCGGCCAGCCGTTCTGATAACTGATGCATACAATGCTTTAAACAATCAGCCTCCTCATATACAGCAAACTGACGAAAGGTTCATAG AAAAAATTTTAAAGACCCTTAGAGGGGATGGAAATGTACTGCTTCCTGTTGATACAGCAGGGCGGGGTTTGGAACTTCTTTCGATCTTAGAACAG CATTGGTCACAGACTCATCAGACGTACCCGATTTATTTTCTTACACATGTCTCTCCGGATAGGATTGAGTATGCAAAGAACTTCCATGAGTGGATGAGTGACTCAATTGCAAAATCTTTTGAAGACGCACACGGAAATGCTTTTCTTTTGAA GCATGTTACACTCATGATTAACAAGAGTGAGCTGGAGAAAGTACCTGAAGGCCCAAAA ATTGTTTTAGCTTCAATGGCTAGCTTGGAAGTGGGATCTTCTCATGATATATTTACTGAATGGACAACTGATGCTAACACTCTTATTCTTTTCACTGAGAGAGAGCAG TTCGCAACGTTAGCTCGAGCGCTTCAGGCTGTTCCACCTCCTACAGCTGTTAAGGTTACTACGCGCAATAGGGTTCCACTGGTAATAGAAGAGTTAACAGCTTTTGAACAAGAGCAGCACCGAATAAATAATGAAGAAGCACTTAAAACTTGTGTAAGCAACGCTGAAGATGCAAAAGCATCTAATGGATCCGATGTTAAAGAAGGTGATCCCCTGTTCATTGATGCATCTAACGCCCATGCTTCAGCTGAGG TGGCTATACCAAATGGTGCTGCTCATCAAGACatctttattgatgaatttgtTTTTTCTGACAAAATTGGTTGCTGCGGCGATTGTCTTATCAAG GTTGGGGGAGATTTAGATGGCAAACTTGATGAAGTAGCAGCAAACCCAGTACTTGATTCAAGACCTTCAAAAATTGTTTCCAATGAATCGACG GTGCAGGTGAATTGTTCAGTGGTTAACATGGACTTCGAGCGTCGTTCAGATGGCATGTCCATTAAATCATTCCTAGATCGTGTCGCTCCTCAAAAACTT gTCTTGGTGCATGGATCAACAGAGGCTACTCAGCACTTAAAGCAGCACTGCTTGAAGAATGTGTGTCCCCACGTCTATGCTCCCCAGGTTGGAGAAACAATTGACGTCACCACATATTTATGTGCTTACAAG GGTTATACTCGCGGCACGTTACTCGTTGGTGTCAACATAGACAATAACACAGTTGTATTAGGCTGTGAAAGCAGGTCAAATAGGCAAATTGCTGATAACGAACTAGGTCTGAACATTGAGACAGAAGGTTATGGTGAAGATAGAG TTGAGATCACGAGGATTAAGTATGCCATTGAACCTCATTATGCCATTACTTGCGCTGGACCTATTGAGGCGTTGGAAGGCCTGTACAGTGATATGAGGAAGACATCATCGTTCCTTGAAGATACACTTGAGGTCCCAGTGAACATATGCCAAGTAGCTGAGACTCTTCGTTCTTCTTTGGTAAGGAAAGAGAGTCAGATTGTTGATGTCGAAGATTACAAGTTTCTTATGGTGGGTACTCAGCATGATAGGGTTGACAACCCTGGCCGAGGATTGTTTAGCGTAGACCCTGGTCTACGTTTACTCAGCGTAGATCGTCATAGTGGAGTACGTGAAATACCTCCACGGTCATTTGCATCAAGAGGTATGGGAACTGCACTGGCAGATAGTCTTTTAGGAGACCTCAATTATGACGAAACTCCCGAGGCAGTGGCAGGTAAAGTTTATGATGTTATATATAGAGTTAGTGAGGCAGAGCCGTACGTTGGTGGAGATGTAACAG TAATTATCTATCGATTGGGTTTACCACCTCAGATACAGAGATATCCTCAGAGAGAGTTCACG CTCAAATATTGGGAGAAGAAAAGGGTGCAGGAGCTCTTAGGTAAAGAAATATTTGAAGTCGCACGCGAG GCATTACTGCAAGTGCAACCGGTGCAGGGACATTAG